In Levilactobacillus brevis, a single genomic region encodes these proteins:
- the atpA gene encoding F0F1 ATP synthase subunit alpha: MSIKAEEISALIKQQLESYKDEISVEETGTVTYVGDGVARAHGLNNALQGELLLFDNGVYGMVQNLESSDVGIVVLGDFTGITEGDSVKRTGRIMEVPVGDQLIGRVVNPLGRPIDGKGDISTDKTRPIEHKAPGVMERQGVNEPLQTGIKAIDALVPIGRGQRELIIGDRKTGKSSIAIDTIINQKDQNMICIYVAIGQKASTVRAQVSTLEKFGAMDYTIVVTASPSEPAPMLYIAPYAGAAMGEEFMHNGKHVLIVYDDLTKQADAYRELSLILRRAPGREAYPGDIFYTHSRLLERAAKLSDELGGGSMTALPVIETKAGDVSAYIPTNVISITDGQIFLNSDSFYSGIRPAMDAGTSVSRVGGDAQIKAMKKVAGTLRLDLSAYRELESFAQFGSDLDAATKARLDRGARTVEVLKQGLHESVPVAKEVIILFALTHGHLDKLEIGDVLRYQNELFDYMDASHQDIEDIITKTGNLPEGDALEKAVAEFDDTFQPTAKADTAN, translated from the coding sequence ATGAGCATTAAAGCTGAGGAAATCAGTGCTCTAATTAAACAACAATTAGAAAGCTACAAGGATGAAATCTCAGTTGAAGAAACTGGTACGGTTACTTACGTTGGTGACGGTGTTGCTCGGGCCCACGGCTTGAACAACGCTTTGCAAGGTGAGTTGCTGTTGTTTGATAACGGGGTTTATGGGATGGTCCAAAACCTCGAATCCAGTGACGTTGGTATCGTTGTCTTGGGTGATTTTACTGGAATCACTGAAGGCGACTCTGTCAAGCGGACTGGACGGATCATGGAAGTTCCCGTTGGCGATCAATTAATCGGTCGGGTTGTAAACCCATTGGGCCGGCCAATTGACGGTAAAGGGGACATTTCCACGGACAAGACGCGGCCAATCGAACACAAAGCACCGGGTGTTATGGAACGGCAAGGGGTTAACGAACCTCTGCAAACCGGGATTAAAGCCATCGATGCCTTGGTTCCAATTGGACGTGGTCAGCGTGAATTGATCATCGGTGACCGGAAGACTGGGAAGTCCTCTATTGCCATCGACACGATCATTAACCAAAAAGACCAAAACATGATCTGTATCTACGTTGCGATTGGTCAGAAGGCTTCTACGGTGCGTGCACAAGTTTCAACGCTGGAAAAATTCGGCGCTATGGACTACACGATTGTCGTTACCGCTAGTCCTTCCGAACCAGCTCCAATGTTATACATCGCGCCATATGCCGGTGCTGCCATGGGTGAAGAGTTCATGCACAACGGCAAGCACGTTTTGATTGTTTATGATGATTTAACCAAGCAAGCCGATGCTTACCGTGAACTTTCTCTGATTTTACGGCGGGCACCAGGTCGTGAAGCATATCCTGGTGATATCTTCTACACCCACTCTCGTTTGCTGGAACGGGCTGCTAAGTTAAGTGATGAACTCGGTGGGGGTTCCATGACGGCGTTGCCTGTCATTGAAACCAAGGCTGGGGACGTTTCTGCTTACATCCCAACCAACGTTATTTCTATCACCGATGGTCAAATCTTCCTGAACAGTGATTCATTCTATTCTGGTATTCGGCCAGCTATGGATGCCGGGACGTCTGTTTCCCGGGTTGGTGGTGACGCCCAGATCAAAGCCATGAAGAAGGTTGCCGGGACGTTGCGGTTGGACTTATCTGCCTACCGTGAACTGGAATCCTTCGCCCAATTCGGTTCTGATTTGGATGCCGCAACCAAGGCTCGACTAGACCGTGGTGCGCGGACCGTGGAAGTCTTGAAGCAAGGCTTACATGAATCCGTTCCGGTTGCCAAGGAAGTTATTATCTTGTTTGCGTTGACTCATGGTCACTTGGACAAACTCGAAATTGGCGACGTTTTACGTTACCAAAACGAATTGTTCGACTACATGGACGCCAGCCATCAAGACATCGAAGACATCATTACCAAGACTGGGAACTTGCCTGAAGGCGACGCCCTGGAAAAGGCTGTGGCTGAATTCGATGATACTTTCCAACCAACTGCTAAGGCCGACACGGCTAATTAA
- a CDS encoding F0F1 ATP synthase subunit gamma, with amino-acid sequence MAESIHDVQRRINSTKATRQITAAMHMVSTAKLNKIQKHAVGYQDYVSKVKAVVMHLSQSHLLDNSSSSLQSNRPVKKTAYLVITSDRGMVGSYNSSVLREANTFIKERTPNPDDYMVLAVGGTGADFYRNRGINVAYEYRGVSDVPEFNEAREIVKTVTTMFDNEVFDELFVCYNHFVNRISSRFRAEKMLPVDKETLSSDAANDTQAAPLTAEYDTEPSEEEVLQVVLPQYAESLVYGAILDAKTSEHASSSNAMQSATDNADDLIDTLQLHYNRARQAAITTEITEITGGQEALNN; translated from the coding sequence ATGGCTGAATCAATTCATGACGTTCAACGTCGGATTAATTCCACGAAAGCAACCCGTCAAATTACGGCGGCAATGCACATGGTTTCGACCGCGAAGTTAAATAAGATTCAGAAACACGCAGTCGGCTACCAAGACTATGTTTCGAAAGTTAAGGCTGTCGTTATGCATCTTTCACAGTCTCATCTGTTAGATAATTCCTCAAGTAGCCTACAGTCGAACCGTCCAGTAAAGAAAACCGCATATTTAGTGATCACCTCCGATCGTGGAATGGTGGGAAGCTATAACAGTAGCGTGCTCCGCGAAGCCAATACGTTCATCAAAGAACGGACACCCAATCCTGACGACTACATGGTGTTAGCCGTTGGGGGTACCGGTGCCGACTTCTACCGGAACCGCGGAATCAACGTGGCTTATGAATACCGTGGGGTCAGCGACGTTCCTGAGTTTAACGAAGCTCGGGAGATCGTTAAGACCGTTACCACGATGTTTGACAACGAAGTGTTTGATGAACTCTTCGTTTGTTACAACCACTTTGTGAACCGGATTTCGTCCCGTTTTCGGGCTGAAAAAATGTTACCAGTCGACAAGGAAACCTTGTCCTCTGATGCGGCAAACGATACGCAAGCAGCACCGTTAACGGCTGAATACGACACGGAACCTTCTGAAGAAGAAGTGTTACAAGTCGTTCTGCCACAATACGCAGAGAGCCTGGTATACGGCGCTATCTTGGACGCGAAGACTTCCGAACACGCATCAAGTTCAAACGCGATGCAATCAGCCACTGATAATGCGGATGATTTGATTGATACGTTGCAACTGCACTATAATCGTGCACGGCAAGCAGCGATTACCACTGAAATCACCGAAATTACTGGTGGTCAGGAAGCCTTAAATAATTAA
- the atpD gene encoding F0F1 ATP synthase subunit beta, with the protein MSAGKIVQVIGPVVDVEFPLNDELPDINTALNIKKDDGSILVTEVALELGDGVMRTIAMDGTDGLRRGMEVENTKASISVPVGDDTLGRVFNVLGNPIDGGAEFGPDAERMPIHRDAPKYDELNPTTEILETGIKVIDLLEPYVRGGKIGLFGGAGVGKTVLIQELIHNIAQGHNGISVFTGVGERTREGNDMYWEMKGSGVLKQTAMVYGQMNEPPGARMRVALTGLTIAEYFRDVKGQDVLLFIDNIFRFTQAGSEVSALLGRIPSAVGYQPTLATEMGQLQERITSTKKGSITSIQAVYVPADDYTDPAPATTFAHLDATTNLERALTQQGIYPAVDPLASTSTALAPEIIGQEHYDVATEVQHVLQRYHELQDIISILGMDELSEEEQTIVNRARRIQFFLSQPFSVASQFTGMDGKYVKLSDTIRSFKEILAGKYDDLPEDAFRNCGAIEDAVEKAKQMNAAVANN; encoded by the coding sequence ATGAGTGCTGGTAAAATTGTTCAAGTTATCGGACCTGTTGTTGACGTTGAATTCCCACTGAATGATGAATTACCTGACATCAACACCGCCCTTAACATCAAAAAAGATGATGGTAGTATCCTTGTAACCGAAGTTGCCTTGGAATTAGGTGACGGGGTTATGCGGACGATTGCCATGGACGGTACCGATGGTCTTCGCCGGGGCATGGAAGTCGAAAACACAAAGGCTTCGATTTCTGTTCCTGTTGGTGATGACACGCTTGGTCGGGTGTTCAACGTTTTGGGGAACCCAATTGACGGCGGTGCCGAGTTTGGACCAGACGCAGAACGGATGCCAATTCACCGTGATGCACCGAAATATGACGAATTAAACCCTACGACTGAAATCCTGGAAACGGGTATCAAGGTTATTGACTTGCTCGAACCTTACGTTCGTGGTGGGAAGATTGGGTTGTTCGGTGGTGCCGGTGTTGGTAAGACCGTTTTAATTCAAGAATTAATTCATAACATTGCGCAAGGCCATAACGGGATTTCCGTCTTCACCGGTGTTGGTGAACGGACTCGTGAAGGTAACGATATGTACTGGGAAATGAAAGGCTCCGGAGTTCTGAAGCAAACGGCCATGGTTTATGGTCAGATGAACGAACCTCCTGGTGCCCGGATGCGGGTTGCCCTGACTGGTTTGACGATTGCGGAATACTTCCGTGATGTTAAGGGCCAAGATGTGCTGCTCTTCATCGATAACATCTTCCGGTTCACGCAAGCCGGTTCTGAAGTTTCTGCCCTGTTGGGTCGGATTCCTTCAGCCGTTGGTTACCAACCAACGTTGGCTACTGAAATGGGTCAGTTACAGGAACGGATTACGTCAACGAAGAAGGGGTCAATCACCTCGATCCAAGCCGTTTACGTGCCTGCCGATGACTATACCGACCCTGCTCCAGCCACGACTTTCGCCCACTTGGATGCCACGACTAACTTGGAACGTGCTTTGACGCAACAAGGGATTTATCCAGCCGTGGACCCATTGGCTTCAACGTCAACTGCCTTGGCCCCTGAAATCATCGGTCAAGAACACTACGACGTTGCCACGGAAGTTCAACACGTCTTGCAACGGTACCACGAATTGCAAGATATCATCTCTATCTTGGGGATGGATGAACTTTCCGAAGAAGAACAAACGATTGTTAACCGTGCTCGGCGGATTCAATTCTTCCTGTCACAACCATTCTCCGTGGCTTCACAGTTTACGGGTATGGATGGGAAGTACGTGAAGTTGTCCGATACCATCCGGAGTTTCAAGGAAATCTTAGCTGGTAAGTACGATGACCTACCAGAAGATGCTTTCCGGAACTGTGGAGCTATCGAAGATGCCGTCGAAAAGGCTAAGCAAATGAACGCTGCCGTTGCCAACAACTAG
- a CDS encoding F0F1 ATP synthase subunit epsilon, which translates to MADNQSVLSVSIVTPDGRVYDHDGDLLVIKTKLGQLGIMPNHVPVISSLEVDEVRIKHDGEEDEVAVNGGFLEFSDNVATIVADSAERQDDIDVGRAESARDRAQAAIKKAQDEHDADTLARAEVALRRAINRINVANH; encoded by the coding sequence TTGGCTGATAATCAATCAGTATTATCCGTTAGTATCGTAACCCCAGATGGCCGGGTCTATGACCACGATGGTGATCTCTTGGTCATTAAGACTAAGCTGGGTCAACTCGGGATTATGCCCAATCACGTACCCGTCATTTCTTCTCTAGAAGTGGATGAGGTCCGGATCAAACATGATGGTGAAGAAGATGAAGTTGCCGTTAACGGTGGTTTCCTCGAATTCTCCGATAATGTGGCCACTATTGTTGCCGACAGTGCGGAACGTCAAGACGATATTGACGTCGGTCGTGCCGAAAGTGCTCGGGATCGTGCTCAGGCGGCCATTAAAAAGGCCCAAGATGAACATGACGCTGACACCTTGGCGCGGGCAGAAGTCGCTTTGCGGCGGGCCATCAACCGAATTAACGTCGCCAACCATTAA
- a CDS encoding DUF1146 family protein has product MKLIGLQGILTIISHLTFIALAFWAISALHIERLMSVYPRQARVVIVMLSVAIGYGCSSFFLDFINNVRNLGYLL; this is encoded by the coding sequence ATGAAACTTATTGGGTTGCAGGGAATTTTAACGATTATTAGTCATTTAACGTTCATCGCCCTCGCGTTCTGGGCGATTTCAGCGTTGCACATCGAACGGCTAATGTCGGTGTACCCACGTCAAGCACGGGTTGTAATCGTCATGTTATCGGTTGCAATAGGGTACGGCTGCAGCTCGTTCTTTCTAGACTTCATCAATAATGTTCGTAATCTGGGCTATTTACTATAG
- the murA gene encoding UDP-N-acetylglucosamine 1-carboxyvinyltransferase has product MEKIIVHGGNRLTGEVNIEGAKNAVLPILAASILGQDGLTHLANVPVLSDVYTMNKVLRFLNLRVDFNEKQREITIDATHQVSSEAPFEYVSKMRASIVVMGPLLARLGHARVALPGGCAIGTRPIDLHLKGLEALGARIEQHDGYIEAFADQLKGSHIYLDFPSVGATQNIMMAACLAQGTTVIDNVAREPEIVDLANVLNKMGAHVRGAGTETLRIDGVEKMHGTEHNVVQDRIEAGTFMVAAALTQGNVLIKDGIVEHNKPLISKLQEMGVRVTEEPGGIRVIGPEKLRPTDVKTLPYPGFPTDMQPQMTILQLAAEGTSTMTETVFENRFMHLEELRRMNAQFQINGRTVVMHGPTDFNGAEVAATDLRAAAALVLAGLVADGYTQVTNLKYLDRGYYDFHKKLTALGAEVKRVDFPEDDTVVLKNAHVKN; this is encoded by the coding sequence ATGGAAAAAATTATTGTTCATGGTGGGAACCGCTTAACTGGTGAGGTAAATATCGAAGGGGCAAAGAATGCGGTTTTGCCAATTCTGGCAGCCTCAATTCTGGGCCAAGATGGACTCACCCACTTAGCAAATGTTCCAGTTTTGTCTGATGTTTATACGATGAATAAGGTTCTTCGATTCCTGAACTTGCGGGTTGATTTTAACGAAAAACAACGTGAGATCACGATCGATGCGACCCACCAAGTTTCTAGTGAAGCACCATTTGAATACGTTTCCAAGATGCGCGCGTCTATCGTTGTGATGGGGCCACTGTTGGCACGCTTGGGCCATGCCCGCGTGGCGTTGCCTGGTGGTTGTGCGATTGGAACGCGACCAATTGACCTGCATTTGAAGGGCCTCGAAGCCTTGGGCGCCCGGATTGAACAACACGATGGCTACATTGAAGCCTTTGCCGATCAGCTGAAGGGAAGTCACATCTACTTAGATTTCCCAAGTGTTGGTGCGACGCAAAATATCATGATGGCCGCCTGCCTGGCGCAGGGGACGACCGTGATTGATAATGTTGCCCGTGAACCTGAAATCGTGGACCTCGCTAATGTCTTGAATAAGATGGGGGCTCATGTACGGGGTGCCGGGACGGAAACGTTGCGGATCGATGGCGTTGAAAAAATGCACGGGACCGAACACAATGTGGTTCAGGACCGGATCGAAGCGGGGACCTTTATGGTTGCTGCGGCGCTGACGCAAGGCAATGTCCTCATCAAGGATGGCATTGTTGAACATAACAAGCCCCTCATTTCCAAATTACAAGAAATGGGTGTGCGCGTGACTGAAGAGCCCGGGGGTATTCGGGTCATTGGACCAGAAAAGTTACGGCCAACGGATGTTAAGACGCTCCCGTATCCAGGCTTTCCAACGGATATGCAGCCGCAGATGACCATCTTGCAGTTGGCTGCTGAGGGAACTAGTACCATGACGGAGACCGTGTTTGAGAATCGCTTCATGCATCTGGAAGAGTTACGGCGGATGAATGCACAATTCCAAATCAATGGCCGGACGGTTGTGATGCACGGGCCAACCGACTTCAACGGGGCTGAAGTGGCCGCTACGGACTTACGAGCCGCTGCTGCGTTAGTGCTGGCAGGTTTGGTTGCCGACGGGTACACGCAGGTGACTAACCTGAAGTACTTGGACCGAGGCTACTACGACTTCCACAAGAAGTTGACGGCCTTAGGTGCCGAAGTTAAACGGGTTGATTTCCCAGAAGACGATACGGTGGTCTTAAAGAACGCGCACGTTAAAAATTAG
- a CDS encoding rod shape-determining protein encodes MAKDIGIDLGTANVLIYVVGKGIVLNEPSVVAIDTKTDKVLAVGSEAYRMVGRTPGNIRAIRPLKDGVISDFDITEAMLSYFINKLSVKGFLSKPNIMICAPTNITEIERKAIIQAAEKSGGAKVYLEYEPKVAALGAGMDIFKPSGNMVIDMGGGTSDIAILSLGDIVASRSIRVAGDRMNTEIVNYLKHHHNLIIGERTAETIKIKIGTAYPEPGNEDKTMEVRGRDSVSGMPTETTITAAEVELAIHDSVEQIVSAAMAVLETTPPELAADIIDRGIMLTGGGALLDGIDKLFSERLMVPVIISEDPLDNVAKGAGVLLEHMDTKTAKENN; translated from the coding sequence ATGGCGAAAGACATTGGAATTGATTTGGGGACCGCGAACGTTTTAATCTACGTGGTCGGCAAGGGTATCGTATTAAATGAACCATCAGTGGTCGCAATCGACACGAAGACTGATAAGGTATTAGCGGTGGGCTCCGAAGCTTACCGGATGGTTGGTCGGACCCCCGGCAACATCCGCGCAATTCGTCCCCTGAAGGATGGCGTCATTTCTGATTTCGATATTACCGAAGCCATGCTCTCCTATTTCATTAATAAATTAAGTGTTAAGGGCTTCTTATCCAAGCCCAACATCATGATCTGTGCGCCAACGAATATCACCGAGATTGAACGTAAGGCCATCATTCAGGCGGCTGAAAAATCTGGTGGGGCCAAGGTTTACCTGGAATACGAACCCAAGGTCGCCGCTCTGGGTGCCGGCATGGACATCTTCAAGCCGAGTGGTAACATGGTTATTGACATGGGTGGTGGGACCAGTGATATTGCCATTCTGTCGTTGGGTGACATCGTGGCTAGCCGCTCCATTCGGGTGGCCGGTGACCGGATGAACACGGAAATCGTGAACTATCTGAAGCATCACCACAACCTGATCATTGGGGAACGGACCGCCGAAACCATCAAGATTAAGATTGGGACGGCCTATCCAGAACCCGGTAACGAAGACAAGACGATGGAAGTACGGGGCCGAGATTCCGTGAGTGGGATGCCAACCGAAACGACCATTACGGCCGCTGAAGTTGAGTTGGCCATCCATGATTCCGTGGAACAAATCGTCTCCGCTGCCATGGCCGTCTTGGAAACGACGCCACCTGAACTGGCTGCGGACATCATTGACCGTGGCATCATGTTGACCGGTGGTGGAGCGCTCCTAGACGGGATTGACAAGCTCTTCTCCGAACGCTTGATGGTGCCGGTCATCATTTCTGAAGACCCACTGGATAACGTGGCCAAGGGTGCTGGCGTCCTACTGGAACACATGGATACGAAGACGGCTAAGGAAAACAACTAG
- the yidD gene encoding membrane protein insertion efficiency factor YidD has product MKWLLTKLVRGYQRFISPLFPPTCRYYPTCSTYMLQALAKHGAIKGGLMGLARILRCHPFVRGGVDPVPEHFTLRRNFAAEQAYRKEMGLDKNSPTK; this is encoded by the coding sequence ATGAAGTGGTTACTGACGAAATTGGTACGGGGTTATCAGCGCTTCATTTCACCGTTGTTTCCACCAACCTGTCGGTATTATCCGACTTGTTCGACTTACATGCTTCAGGCGTTAGCCAAGCATGGTGCCATTAAAGGTGGCCTGATGGGGCTGGCGCGTATCTTGCGTTGCCATCCTTTCGTCCGCGGTGGCGTGGACCCGGTACCGGAGCACTTTACGCTTCGCCGTAATTTCGCGGCCGAACAGGCTTACCGCAAGGAAATGGGCCTTGATAAAAATTCCCCCACTAAATAA
- a CDS encoding DUF2969 domain-containing protein — MSKREKSVQVTVDEQKLPDGTTMSILKIGQDTIGTVKPNEDRFEAQLNDGDVYRVKTVDEGVELLLRDYHLHRG; from the coding sequence ATGAGTAAACGAGAAAAATCTGTCCAAGTGACGGTCGACGAACAAAAGTTGCCGGACGGCACGACCATGTCCATCTTAAAGATTGGGCAAGACACGATCGGCACAGTTAAACCAAATGAAGATCGGTTTGAAGCGCAACTGAACGATGGTGACGTTTATCGCGTTAAGACCGTTGACGAGGGCGTTGAGCTGCTCTTGCGGGACTACCACCTTCATCGCGGATAA
- a CDS encoding FtsW/RodA/SpoVE family cell cycle protein — protein sequence MAKNATEQRTDADSRIDWGIIFCVLMLALIGLASIYVAATHDSSATSVTSAVVSQLVWYVIGTVAIIIIMQFDSEQLWKVAPLLYGLGLFLLAAVLIFYSRAYYANTGARSWFAIGGLTFQPSEVMKPAFILMLARVVTEHNSLNPIHTMRTDWALIGKLILWTVPVAVLLKLQNDFGTMLVFFAIVGGVLLVSGITWKIIAPAFAIVGGVGGTALALVTTDAGRKILEKIGFQAYQFSRVDTWLHPSQDTSNSGYQLWQSMKAIGSGGIFGTGFNVSHVYVPVRESDMIFSVIGENFGFIGGCVLIFLYFLLIYQMIRVTFDTKNVFYAYISTGVIMMILFHVFENVGMSIGLLPLTGIPLPFVSQGGSALIGNLIGIGLIMSMRYHYKSYMFSRNDAFK from the coding sequence GTGGCAAAGAATGCGACAGAACAACGGACCGATGCGGATTCCCGGATTGACTGGGGAATTATCTTCTGCGTTTTGATGTTGGCCTTGATCGGGCTGGCATCCATCTACGTAGCCGCGACCCATGATAGTAGCGCCACGAGTGTCACGTCTGCCGTGGTCTCTCAGCTGGTGTGGTATGTCATTGGGACGGTCGCGATTATTATTATCATGCAGTTTGACTCCGAACAGTTGTGGAAAGTGGCCCCGTTACTCTACGGGTTGGGGCTCTTCCTGTTGGCCGCGGTTTTGATTTTTTACAGTCGCGCGTACTATGCGAATACGGGGGCGCGGAGTTGGTTTGCCATTGGTGGACTGACGTTCCAGCCATCCGAAGTCATGAAGCCGGCCTTCATCTTGATGCTGGCTCGGGTGGTGACGGAGCACAATAGCTTGAATCCCATTCACACCATGCGTACGGACTGGGCGTTGATTGGCAAGTTGATTCTGTGGACGGTGCCTGTCGCCGTCTTACTGAAGTTGCAAAATGACTTTGGGACCATGCTGGTGTTCTTCGCCATCGTGGGGGGGGTCCTGCTGGTCTCGGGAATTACCTGGAAGATCATTGCCCCGGCGTTTGCGATCGTGGGCGGGGTCGGCGGCACTGCGCTGGCGTTGGTTACCACCGATGCTGGGCGAAAGATTCTGGAGAAGATTGGCTTTCAGGCCTATCAATTCTCCCGGGTCGACACCTGGCTCCATCCCTCACAGGATACTTCAAACAGCGGGTATCAGCTATGGCAGAGTATGAAGGCGATTGGCTCCGGCGGTATCTTTGGGACCGGCTTCAACGTCTCTCACGTCTACGTGCCCGTGCGGGAGTCCGATATGATTTTCTCTGTGATTGGGGAGAACTTCGGATTTATCGGTGGGTGTGTCTTAATCTTCCTGTACTTCCTGTTGATCTATCAAATGATTCGGGTGACGTTTGACACGAAGAACGTCTTTTACGCCTACATCTCAACTGGGGTTATCATGATGATTCTCTTCCACGTATTCGAAAACGTCGGAATGAGCATCGGGTTGCTCCCACTGACTGGTATTCCATTGCCGTTTGTTAGTCAAGGGGGGTCAGCCCTGATTGGGAATCTGATTGGGATTGGTTTAATCATGTCAATGCGGTATCATTATAAGAGTTACATGTTTAGTCGTAACGACGCATTTAAATAA
- a CDS encoding glycine cleavage system protein H — protein MAEMVKYFWTKAVDDGTRIGLTTEGQDELGTIKFAKLPAVGDTVKKGDNLLSVEADKAVSDIPSPVSGKVTAVNPALTDDFAALNGADTDAAWFVDIQEA, from the coding sequence ATGGCTGAAATGGTAAAGTATTTTTGGACAAAAGCAGTAGATGACGGTACGCGTATCGGTTTGACGACTGAGGGCCAAGACGAATTAGGGACAATTAAATTCGCCAAATTACCAGCAGTTGGGGACACCGTTAAGAAGGGCGACAACCTGTTGAGCGTTGAAGCTGACAAGGCGGTTTCCGATATTCCTAGCCCAGTTTCTGGGAAGGTCACCGCAGTTAACCCGGCCTTGACCGATGACTTCGCTGCGTTAAACGGTGCGGACACGGACGCTGCTTGGTTCGTGGACATTCAAGAAGCTTAA
- a CDS encoding SPFH domain-containing protein — MNEKNVFHINGYLGLLIVLALFIVGGWMAFEGIMLPLAVIIIILAALAASSLTIISPNQSKVLTFFGRYIGTIREAGLYLTVPLTNKSTVSLRVRNFNSAILKVNDLQGNPVEIAAVIVFKVVDTSKALFSVEDYEQFVEIQSESAIRHVASEYAYDNFGDGEALTLRSNPTEVSNHLTEELQERLDVAGVKIIETRLTHLAYATEIASAMLQRQQSQAILSARKIIVEGAVSITEGAITRLANETDLELSDNQKLQLINNMMVSIINERGSQPVINTGKVES, encoded by the coding sequence ATGAACGAAAAGAATGTGTTTCACATCAACGGCTACTTGGGTTTGTTGATTGTCTTGGCCTTATTTATTGTCGGTGGCTGGATGGCCTTTGAGGGCATCATGCTACCACTGGCGGTGATCATCATTATTCTGGCGGCGTTGGCGGCTAGCAGTTTGACCATCATTAGCCCCAACCAGTCCAAGGTCCTAACATTCTTTGGACGCTATATTGGGACGATTCGTGAGGCAGGGCTGTATCTGACCGTCCCACTGACCAACAAGTCGACGGTCTCGCTACGGGTACGGAACTTCAACAGCGCCATTTTGAAAGTTAACGACCTGCAAGGGAACCCCGTGGAGATTGCCGCGGTGATCGTCTTTAAAGTGGTCGATACCAGCAAGGCGTTGTTCTCGGTGGAAGATTATGAGCAATTCGTGGAAATTCAAAGCGAATCGGCCATTCGGCACGTGGCCTCGGAATACGCCTACGATAACTTTGGCGATGGTGAGGCACTGACCCTGCGGAGCAATCCGACAGAGGTCTCCAATCACTTGACGGAGGAGCTGCAGGAACGGTTGGATGTCGCGGGGGTAAAGATCATTGAAACTCGCCTGACGCACTTGGCCTACGCGACTGAGATTGCGTCAGCGATGCTACAACGGCAACAATCGCAAGCTATTCTGTCCGCACGGAAGATCATCGTGGAAGGGGCCGTCTCGATTACCGAGGGTGCCATCACGCGGCTAGCTAACGAAACGGACCTGGAACTCAGCGACAATCAAAAATTACAGTTAATCAACAACATGATGGTTTCCATCATCAACGAGCGGGGCTCCCAACCGGTGATCAATACCGGGAAGGTCGAGTCCTAA